A region of the Thalassoroseus pseudoceratinae genome:
ATTCCGGGGTTCAGTCCAGTTTTTTGCTGGCGTTTGGTGTGATCATGTTCACAGTCAACCGTCGTCTGGCCGATGCCCTGGCAACCCCATCGCCTGCGAAAGTCCAATTGGCGGTTCGGGTGATGCTACTTTCGATCATCATGATCGACGCCGTTCTCCTTTCTGCCTGGACTGGAAATGTCACACTGGGGTTGGTCGTCGCAGGTCTGCTGGTCCCTGCGTTGACCGTCGGACGTTGGATTTACGTCACATAACGCTATCTTTCGGGATACAAGCAGGACGGCGAGAAAACTGCGGCCCGATTGTCGAAGCTTGGTGTTTCATGAACCAGACCATTGCACGGTTTCGGCTCACACCTTCGCTTCGAGGATCGAATTCATGAATTGGCATCGTTTCCTTTCCAATTGTGTTCTGCCCGGTTGTCTGCTGGCGTGTAACGCACCCCTCTTGCATTCCGCTGAGAACGAAGCTACGGACGTCGCTGAACCTTCCGGGTTGTTCGAGCAACTCGATCAAAACGGCGACGGGGTTCTCGAGCGTTCTGAATTGGAAGAAGATCAATACAAATTCTTTGATCGTTTAGTACGAGTTGCTGACGAAAATGATGACGGCAAACTAACTGCAAAAGAATTTACCACAGCGAGTGATCCCAAAGAACCGGCAAAGAATGATGCTTTCAGTTCCCGCGGTCCCAATCAGCGTCGTGGAGGCGATATGTCGCAAATGTTGCGACGAATTGATCGAGACGGAAATCAAAAAATCTCGAAGGACGAAGTCCCGGAACCGTTCCGCGAACGTTTCATGCGGTTGTTCGATCGTCTCGGGAAAGAAGAACTGACATTCGAAGAATTCCAGACCGCCATGACACGTGGTCGACAAATGCAGGCCGGCGGCGACCGATTCACCGAACAGTTGGACCGCAACAAGAACGGCAAGATCGAACTCAGCGAAATGCCGGAGAGGATGCGTGATGGCGTGAAACGCATGCTGCAGCAAATGGGAAAAGCCGATGCGGAGTCTCTCACAAAAGGGGAATTCACCGAAATGATGCGACGATTCGGTCCGATGAGCGGTGCACGTCCGCCACGCGGTCCACAACCGTCGCCTTTGTTTCGCAAATTGGACGCCGACCGCAACGGCCGTTTGTCCAAAGAAGAGTTGGCGAAAGCTCCTGAAGTTCTGGCCGAATTGGACACCGATGACGACGGCGAAGTCACGCTGGGCGAACTCGAACAATCAATGCGTGGCGACCGGCGACCGAATGCCGGTTCGCGACCGAACAACAATCGAGACGGTTTCCCGCGATTCCTGCAAGACGCGGACAAGAACGAAGACGGCAAGATCTCTCAAGAGGAAGCCGCGAATCGAAGGATACGCGGGTTTGATCGGCTCGATGCCGACGGCGATGGTTTCGTGACTCCAGATGAGTTTCGACGGCAGGGGCGTCCGCAAAACAACTGAGCGAAAGTGTCTCTCCGATATCGGGGCCGCTCAGCGGATTCTACACGGATTGCTCAAGCCGCAAGTGCTTGGAAAGAAACTCCACGAGTGGATCACCGGCGATCTCAGGATTAGGAAGAACGAGATATGCACTGAGGTGATCCACAACTCGTAAATCCGAACCGATTCGCTGTTTTAACCGATTGATCTTGTCTCGATCTGAATATCCGAGGACGGCGAAACGGTCTTCAAGTCGGATGTCGGCGATGCCCCAACTTGCGGCGAGCAACTGCATGTTTCGCACCGCGATCAACCGTTCGGTTGGTTCGGGAATTGGCCCGAAGCGGTCGCGAAATTCTTCCTTGATGGATGCAAGTTCCTGGAAAGTTTGAACCGCTGAAAGTTTGCGGTACATCTCGATTTTCTGCCGCCCGTGCGGAATGTACTCCTGCGGGATGAAAGCGGAGACCGGCAGGTTCGTGTTAACATGCACGTGCTCGCGGATCGGTTCGCCCTTAAGGCGATGCACGGCGTTTTCAAGCAGTTGGCAATACAACTCGTAACCGACGGATGCAATGTGCCCGCTTTGCTCGTTGCCGAGAATGTTGCCCGCCCCGCGGATTTCCAAATCCCGCATGGCAATACGAAAACCGCTACCGAGTTCGCTGTACTCTTCGATCGCTTTGAGCCGCTTAGTGGCGTCGCTCGTCAGAATTTTGCCTTCTTCGAGCAGCAAATAACAGTACGCCCGGTGCTTGTATCGACCGACACGCCCCCGCAATTGATGCAACTCGGCCAATCCATATTTGTCGGCTTGGTGAATGAAGATTGTGTTCGCGTTGGGAATATCCAGACCGGATTCAATAATCGTCGTCGCCACTAAAACGTCGAGCCGACCGGACACGAAATCGTACATCACCGTTTCGAGTTCATCGCCGGTCATTTGCCCATGACCGATTCCGATGTTCGCTTCCGGAACGATTTTCTGAATGCGGTCGGCAATCCGTTGGATGTTGTAAACGCGGTTGTGGACGAAATACACCTGCCCACCGCGGTTGAGTTCCCGCACGATGGCTGAGCGGATGAGGTGTTCATCGAAACGGCTGATCCGAGTTTCGATCGGCACGCGATCTTGCGGCGCGGTGGTGAGGTTGGAAATGTCACGAATGCCAAGAACCGCCATGTGCAGGGTTCGCGGAATTGGCGTGGCCGAGAGCGTGAGGACATCCACCTCCAATCGCATCCGCTTCAGCATTTCCTTGTGATCGACCCCGAACCGTTGTTCTTCGTCGATAATGAGCAATCCCAGGTCGCGGAAGCGGACATCTTTTTGCACGAGTCGGTGTGTTCCGATCACGATATCGACGTTGCCCGTCGCCATGCGTTCGAGAATTTCCCGCTGTTCCCGTTTGGAGCGAAACCGCGAGAGTACATCAATAGACACCGGAAACTCGGCCATTCGCTCGCAAAAACTGCGAAAGTGCTGTTCCGCGAGTACGGTGGTCGGCACCAAGATGGCAACTTGTCGGCCGGAATCCACCATTTTGAACGCGGCCCGCATCGCGACTTCCGTCTTACCGAAACCGACGTCGCCGCAAATGAGCCGGTCCATCGGCCGTGGCCGCATCAGGTCGGCTTTGCACTCGGCGATGGCGTGGTCTTGGTCTTCCGTTTCCACATACGGAAACGCAGCGGCGAATTCATTGACCCAATCGCTATCCGGCGGGCAGGCAACACCGGGTTTGGCTTCACGAGCGGCTTGCAGACGAATCATATCCGCCGCCATATCCCGAACCGATTCCGCGGCTTTTTCCTTTTTCTTCGCCCAACTCTTGCCACCGAGTTTAGAAAGTGGCGGGGAACTCTTGGCGGCACCGACGTATTTCTGCACCAGATGAATCAGCGAGACCGGCACCAGAATTCGCACGGAGTCGGCAAATTCGATCGCAAGGTGTTCCTCGGCTTGGTCGTCTTTTTCCAGGATCTCCATCCCGCGAAAACGCCCGATTCCATGCGAGAGATGAACGACCAGATCACCGGGACGAAGATCGAGAAACGTATCGAGTGCCCGGGATTCCCCGTGTCGCCGTTTCCGACGTGGTGCTCGTCGGACATCGGTCCGCCCGAACAATTGGGCGTCACTAAGCACGACAAGATTTTCACTGCCAAGCCGAAATCCTTCACCAACCCGTCCCAAACACAGGTGAATCCGTGATGCGATTTCGTCATCAAGGTCGGCGAGCATTTCCGAAAGCCGCCGTTGTTCGCCTTCGTTGTGACAGGCGAGCAACACCGTTTCGTCCGGTTGCAAAGCCGATGCTAATTCCAGCAGAACATCCGAACGCGGACCGGCGAACTTTTCGATGCTCTCCACTTGGAGTTGGCAGTGCACATCTTCGACCGCATCACCAATCGCGGACAACGTGACCGTGCTAAATTGACGAGCCTTTGCGAGCGTTGGTTCGACATCGAATAACCCCGGCGGCCGCCCCAGCCGATCTAAATATGCATGCCCTTCCTGGACCATGTCCGGCAGTTCGACGAAACCGATCCATGCGGTCTCTGGAAGATCATCCAGGAAACTCGCGGTTGCGGATTCATCATTGGAATCTGGGGAAATCACGGTGATCGAGATGGAATCGAGATCCTCAAGTTTCCGCTGGGTTTCGACATCGAAGCGGCGAATGGATTCGATTTCGTCCCCAAAGAATTCGACGCGGTACGGATCGACGGCGTCCGGCGGAAACAGATCGAGAATACCCCCATGCATGCTAAATTCACCGGGAGCTTCCAATGCGGGAACCCGATCGAAACCACGGTCGATCAACCATTGCATGAGGTCATCGGACTCGACCTCAAGTCCAACGTGCAGACGCCGTGTTCCATCGGCACGATTCTGAGCGGACGGAACCGGTTGTAGCAACGCCGGCAAACTGGTGACGATCAGCGATGGTGGTTCCGGACCGGATACGGCTTGCAGAATCCGCAGTCGCCCGCCGAATACCGAGTCGGCGATGCTCTGTTCATCGGGCATCGTCGCCCAAGCTGGAAAAATTTCGGGGGTTAGATCGCCAAAGTTTGCCACGTCGAGAGCGAAGTCATCGACATCCGCAATCCGTGGCAGCACGACAACGACTGGTCCTTTTGACTCCTCGGCAAGAGTCAGGCTGGCCAGCGCGCACGCGGAACCCCACGTTCCGTCGAGACTCGCGTGCCCTCCCGATCGGAGCGTGCTGAGAACCTCATCGAAACCCGGCAACCGACGAATACAACTCGTCAGTTCGTTCAATCCGTGAATAACTTGCCGTATGGTTGGCATTGACCGTACAACGGTCTTCTGTGTCCGCGATGGCGACGAAAACTCCGTTGTCCCCGCTGCGTCGCGAGACAGAACCCGCAATTGGAACCGTGAAACCGTTATCGAGAAATTTTAGCGAACCGAGGCGGCTTGGCAATATCTTCTCGGCTCAGACCGTCGGTGCCCATGTGGTGTTCTGCTCGAACGGGAACATGGGGCGACGACGATTTTGAAAGCGGAGTTGCGTCATGTCGGCACACGTCGAGCCGGGTGTGTTGACCCGTAGAAAGCTCGGGCAGACTTCGGAGTATGCCGCCAATGGTGCATTGACTCCTTTCGCCACGAGAATATCGAACGCCGCAGGGTCAAGTTGTCCCGATCGAACTTGCTCCAAGCTGAACGGTACCATTCGCCGCGAAGTCAGCATGATCGTGACACCGGAATCTGTGGTGACAACTGCGGTTGGTCCTTGATCAAATTTCATGATTCCGCCATGTCGCGGTTTCGACTCTTGGAATTTCCCGTCGTGAAGACTTTCGACGGTAACAGTGGTGTGGAATGGCTCGCCATGTTGATCATCCACGTGCCCGCCAAGCGAAAGTTCAACCCGTGTTCCGGTTTCGATCTGACGACACGCTTCGACGGCCTTTGGATCGTAGAGACACACAAACGCTCGCCCGCGATTTCGTTGGTGCAGTGCATGTAGCAGCGTTGTGCCGTCGGCAGCGGATCCCCCACCTACGTTGTCACCCATATCGAGCAAGCACACGGGACCGGGGATCGAATCACACTGTTCGAGTGCCGCATCGACGCTGAGCAATCGACCGCGAAAATCATCACGGTGTTCCCACAAACGCATGGCCAATTCGTTCGCGGTTTGTGTCGCCAATTCGGGGTTGTCGTTGGTGATGGCAATCGTGGCGGACCCCATCTCGTCCACATCCGCGTAAGGAAATCCGAGAACGATACTGTTGGAGAGCACTTCGGGGCGTGAGAGTTGCGCGTTCGCGAACTCGTAGTGTGGTCGGAAATGGTCTTCGCTTGTCATTTGGCGTTCGATGTTGATGGCCAATGGCGGGAATGTGGCGGACATGGTCGGGCGGATCTCGCCACGTAACGTTCGTACCATCATTTTCGCTGCTTCAATGCCCCGATCGCGTTGATCGAGGTGCGGGTTACTCCGGTAGGCGATCAGGGCATCCACACTGTCCACCATCTGTCGGGACAGATTCGCATGGGCGTCGATGGTGCCGATGATGGGGATTTCTGGTCCAAGTTGCTGTCGAACTTTCGCCAACCAATGCCCATCTGCGTCGGGGAAACGTTCGCTGACGGTTGCACCGTGGGGAGCGACGAGAAGACCGTCCAGTTCACCGGCTTGGCTCAATGAGGATTCGATCTCATCCAGCAAAAAGTCGAATGCATCCGCCGTGATTGTTCCCGAGGGCAGTGCTCGGGCGGCGAAAACCGGAACGGCTTCAATTTGTGCGTCATCCAACCCCGCGAAGAAACCGCCAACTTCATGATGTGCGTCTTGCCACGCTGTTCGCATGGCCGAACTGGTTTGCCAGGTCCATGTTTCAAACAGTTCGACAGTCGTCGGTTTGGGGACGAATGTGTTGGACTCATGCAGCAATGCGACAATGCCAACTCGCATAAAACTCAATCTCGGGGTTGAGAGGAAAATGGGACGCGTTTTTTCGTTGGTAGGGATGACAGCGAGCGACGGTTTACAGCATAATCACAAGTCATTGTTGATGCGATGCCTCACGCACCTGAAAATTTCACCAAGGCTGATTGACCGATGACGAATGCGACTCCGGACACAATTTCTCTGGATATGATGCGGGAGTGTTTTTATTCCGCGGTGGTTTGCGATGCGTTGGATGCACACGGTTTTCGTCGGCAATCACCACGGGTGGCGTTGCCGCCTTGGACCGTTGACGGCGTTTTGATCGGACGCTGCAAGACGACGCTGTGGGCCGACATGTTCCATGAGGACCCGGAGCCGTATGCGTTGGAACTCAAAGCGGTTGATAGCTGCCAACCGGATGATGTGTTGATCGCGGCGGCGGGTGGCTCAGTGCAATCGGGGATTTGGGGCGAGTTGCTTTCGACGGCCGCTCGAAACACCGGTTGCGTGGGTTCGATTGTCGACGGAGCCGTGCGAGATGTGCAGAAGATGCGGGCGATGCAGTTCCCGGTCTTTGCAAGAGGAACTTGCATTTACGACAGCCAGCATCGGCAACGTGTCATTGATGTCGATGTGCCGGTGGAAATCGACGGCGTAAAATTCTCGCCTGGGGATTTGGTCGTCGCGGATGTCGATGGCGTGGTCGTCGTGCCGCAGGAAATCGAGACGGAAGTCGTGCGATCCGCATGGGAGAAAGTGCACGCGGAAAACATCACCCGCGATGCCATCAAAGATGGTATGAAAGCCACAGAGGCGTGGGAGAAGTACGGCGTGCTGTAAAGCAGCCAATCCGCCGACTTCCGTCGACGGATTGGCAAATGGAATTACTCGGCTGGTTTCTTCGGGTTGTCGGGGTCTTTGGGCAACGGCAACTCGACGCGTTGGCCGGTCCAAGACGATTGGTAAATCGCCAGGATCAGTTCCACGCTCTTGCGGCCTTCGTATCCATCGACGACTGGGTCTTTGCCGGCTTCGATGGATTCCAAGAGTTCCTCGAACTGCTTTTGATGACCGACGAAACTGATCGCTTTCGGATCGCTCGCACCACCGGTTCCCCCTTGGGCAGCGAACTTCTGGCGGATTTCCTCGTCTTCGGGCGTTTCGTCGGCAAAGGTCCAGAGCAGAATGCTGTCCTGCTCGACAATCGCCGATCCCTTAGTGCCGTGGATTTCAGTTTTCTTGAGCAACCCGGGAAACGCGCTGGTGGTCGCTTCGAGCACACCAACCGCACCCGATTTGAACTTCACGCAGGCGACGCCAGTGTCTTCGACTTCGATGCGTTCATGAGCCAGCGTGTCGGTGAGACCACAGACTTGGTCGACATCACCCATGAGCCAGTACAGCAAATCCACGTTGTGGATCGCTTGGTTCATGTAGGCTCCACCGCCATCAAGTTTCCAGGTGCCTCGCCATCCGCCGCTGTCATAATACTCTTGTGACCTCCACCATTTCACGTAGGTGTCGCCCAGGGTAAGTTTGCCGAATCGTCCGTCGGTGATCGCTTTTTTCAACGCCATGTTCGCTTCACTGAAGCGGCTCGGCATGATGGTCGCGAGCTTTACACCGTTCTTTTCACACGCATTGATGATTTGATCACAGCGATCCAGCGTGATTTCCAGCGGTTTCTCGACGACCACGTGTTTGCCCGCATTCGCGGCGGCGACAGCCGGGTCTAAATGGACTCCGCTGGGCGTGCAAATAGTGACGATGTGCACATCCGGATCGGCCAACATTTCGCTGAGGTCGTGGTACGCTTTGCAGCCGCGTTCCTCGGCAAATTTGTCGGCGGCTTCGGCTCGCATGTCAAAGCAAGCCACAAGTTCCGCGTTCGGGATGTGGGCGATGGCTTCGGCGTGGAAGTTCGAGATCATCCCGCAGCCGACAATTCCAAAGCCGTGAGGCATGGGTGAGTTCCTCTTCTGATAACTACGATTTTTTATTCGTCGCGATTCTCGCCGGTGACGCTCGGAATAACAACCCATTGCATCCGGAAAGCGGCGATTTTCGGGCTAGTTCAACGCGGAAAAGCGGGGAAGAGTCCGGCTAATAGTCACTTTGGTTGAGAATTCCCTCACCGTGCAGCGAACCGGCCGACGTGACGAGTTTGAGGTACACGTCCGCTTGGATGGAATCGCTGATGGGGCGAGCACTCCCGTCACAGAATGCGAAATGAACGATGTCTTGGTGGTTCGAGGCCGGTCGGAGTCCGCCGCTATCACGACGACCGTTGATCTGAGAATCCTCCAGGAGTTCAACCCCCGTCCAATCAAGAATATCGTCGACGGTGCCCGACTTGTTATGCAACTTCGTGGAACCAAATTCCACATCATCGGTGTCGATGGCAAAAATGAGCGAATACATGGAAGTCGTCCCCCAAGTGCCAGTCGGGTTCGTGGATGCGGAAAGATCAACACGCGGATCACTATTCTCACCGAGCAGAAGTGTGTTGCTAATGCCGTCACCCTGGGAGACAAAACCGAAGCCCATGCGTCGGGAATCCGTCGATGTCTTCTGCCAGAGCACGCCCGTTGCGTAGCCCAATCGGTTTGGTGCACCGGTCACGAGTTCCTCGGCAATCCGACTCGCGGTGTGATGGTTCACATTGACTCCGCTCGTGTCGTAAAAAATGCCACCGTTAGCCACATAGCTCAGTGCGTTGGCTTGTCGAGTGCGGGCGAGGTCATCCGGACAACTGAAAACTTCGAGCCAAATTTCCGTATCGGTTGAGGAATCAATCACACCATCCTGGCGAACTTGCCTCGCGACCCCGGAAGCGTCAAGATCATCAAGCAGGTGGATCGGCCAAGTCGTTGGGATGCCGCCACCCTGTGTGCGGACGTGGGGCAATTGATCACCGTGAGCACTGGCATCGTTGATCATTGCCAATGCAATGTTGCGAATGTTGTTGAGACATTTTACACGTCGTGCCGCCGCTCGGGCACTTTGAACGGCGGGGGCAATCAGGGAAATGAGAACCGCGATGATCGAGATGACCACCAAAAGTTCGATCAACGTAAAACCGGGACGAAATCTTCGAGAGTTGGCGGGAACGAACATGCGAATCCCATCGTTCAAAATGATGTCCTATGACTTGAGGCCGTGTCATCGGACGAGCAAAATCGGGTGTTGATCATTTCCAGCGGCGGTCCTGCCTCTTTCAATTCCAGGCTGATCGAGGCTTTGGTCTTGAAGTCTGCCATCAACTTCGCTGAACTATCGGAAGTTCAAATTCTTCGATTGTGAAAATAGGCACGATGGAAAACACGTTAATCATCGGTTTGGAAGTTCACGTTCAGTTGTTGACACAGACCAAGTTGTTTTGTGGCTGTCTGAACCGATTCAACCCCGACGAACCCAACACGCAAACTTGCCCCGTCTGTCTCGGGCTTCCGGGGGCGTTGCCGGTGATGAATCGCAAGGCGGTCGAACTGGCGACGAAAGCCGGACTCGCGTTGCATTGCGAGATTTCTTCGTTCACCAAGTGGGACCGCAAGCAGTATTACTATCCGGATTTACCGAAGGCGTATCAACTCAGCCAATACGATTTACCGATCTGCCATGATGGCTATCTCGACGTCACGTTCACCGAGAACGACGAAGAAAAGTCCACACGGGTCGGGATCATTCGGGCGCACCTGGAAGAAGATGCCGGCAAGAATTCGCACGATGAATCCGGTCGCGGTGGAGATAGCCGTATCGACTTGAACCGCTGCGGGACGCCATTGTTGGAGATCGTCACGGAACCGGAAATCCGATCAGCCGCCGAAGCGAAAGCGTTTCTCGAGGATATGCGACTGCTGATGACATATCTGGGCGTCTCGGATTGCAACATGCAAGAGGGGTCGCTGCGGTGTGATGCCAACGTCAATTGGCATATTCCTCAGCCGGACGGACACATCGCTGCGACACCGATCACCGAGATCAAAAACCTCAACACGTTCCGCGGTGTCGAGGCGGCGATTCTGTACGAAGCGCATCGGCAACTCGATGAATTCGAACGCACCGGGCGAAAGTTGGGTGATCCGGGAGTCATGAAGGAAACTTGGGGTTGGGACGCCGATCGCGGGCAGACATATCTGCAACGCGGCAAAGAAGACGCCAGCGATTACCGCTACTTTCCTGATCCGGACTTGGTGCCAGTTACGATTACCGACGAGCAAACGCAAGCGGTTCAGGAATCTCTCGGCGAATTGCCCGCCGAACGACGCCAACGCTATGAAACCACGTGCGAACTTTCGCCCTACGATGCTGGGGTGATTATCGATCAGGGGCCTGACTTCGCGAACTATTTCGACGCCGTTCTCGATCGCTGCGGCAACGGCAAGCAAGCGGCCAACTGGTGTACTCAGGATGTCCAACGGGAACTCAACGATCGTCAGATCTCGATCCGGGAGTTTCCGATTACTTCGGGGACGCTCGGCACACTCTTGAAACGAGTCGTGGACGGCAAAATCACAACAGGAAGTGCTCGGGAAATCTTCGGCGTCTTGATCGAAGAGGAATCATCGGACGATACTGGTCAACGCGTTGACGAGTTGATTGCCGAACGCGGTTTGGAAGTCGTCAATGACGAGAGTGCACTGGTCGGGGTGATCGACAAACTGATTGCCGAGAATCCCAAGATCGCCGAAGACGTCCGCGGCGGCAAACAACAAGCCGTCGGCCCGCTGATCGGTCGAGCCATGAAAGAACTCAAAGGAGCCGACCCGAAAGTCGTGCGTTCAATGCTCATCGAACGGATTCAACAAGGCTGACGGAAGCAAACACTGCTTCGTCTTTTAACTTCCAACAGTGTGCCACGGCTCTGTAAGCCGTGCTTTCTTCAATGTCTTACGATCGCTCGGCATGGTTCACAGAACCGTGGCACACTTGGGTAGATTTCTCGTCGTTTGGGTAACAGTTGTTGGTCAGGCACTGACTAAGAGGTATCAGAACGTCTTCAGCAAACTCACGGCGAGCCAGTGGGCGTTGACGTCGAGGGTGCTGTTGCTGAAGTCACCGCCAACGAGGGCACTTTGGCCGGAGCTTTGGGTGTCACCGAAGCTGTATTGGTAGCCGGTGTTGAGCTGCCAACTGCTGATGCATGTGGAGTATCCCACCGAAACCGCGTGTTGCAGGATGCCGTCGGTGTAGGGCGTGAGCGTGTTATCTGGCACGGGGCTGTCGTGGTAGACGTAACCGAGTCGCCAGATGTCACCACTTTCGGCGAAGTACTCGTAACCAAGTCGCACCGAGACATTGTCGTCCCAGTTTTGCTGCACCGAATCGGTGATCGTTGGTGGCAACGCCGCAGCGAGCAGTGGGTTATCGGCATTGGTGAATTTGAAATCGAGGCTATTGAACGCTGACGACCAATCGTACCAAATGACATCGGCTGACACGCGGTGCCGGTCGGCGATCAGGTGCGTGATCCCTGCTCCGACCGATTGGGGATACTTCTGATCGACTTCGGCATCAAACCGTGAGAACACTGGAACCGGAGCCAACCCCGCGATTTGAGCATCGAGTTGGCCATCCATCGTGAAGTCACTCTCGCTGATGTAGGTGACACCGATCATGGTGTTATCGCTGACTTGGTATTGTGCCCCGACCGACCACACCAACGCCGCACCGTCGGTTTTCAGATCGAAAAGGGTGGGGACGCCGGTCATCACACCAGTTTGCCCCGTGAACGGGCCTTCGATTTCCAAGTGATTCAACCCAACTCCCAGAGTTGCTCCGATGCTGAGGTCATCTGTCACCCGGTACGCAACGCCAGGAATGATTTTCGTCATAATTCCCAAAGCACGATATTGCTGTTTCCCGAAGATCGGGTTGACCAAATCCCAGTCCGTTCCGAAACCCGCGGGCATGTAGATCCCGATTCCGGCTGCCCAACGACCATCATCACTTTTGAACAACGCCGAACCGTGCGGAATCGGCCGGGCATTGGGTTCATCGCCAACATTGTTGT
Encoded here:
- a CDS encoding DUF1559 family PulG-like putative transporter, producing the protein MFVPANSRRFRPGFTLIELLVVISIIAVLISLIAPAVQSARAAARRVKCLNNIRNIALAMINDASAHGDQLPHVRTQGGGIPTTWPIHLLDDLDASGVARQVRQDGVIDSSTDTEIWLEVFSCPDDLARTRQANALSYVANGGIFYDTSGVNVNHHTASRIAEELVTGAPNRLGYATGVLWQKTSTDSRRMGFGFVSQGDGISNTLLLGENSDPRVDLSASTNPTGTWGTTSMYSLIFAIDTDDVEFGSTKLHNKSGTVDDILDWTGVELLEDSQINGRRDSGGLRPASNHQDIVHFAFCDGSARPISDSIQADVYLKLVTSAGSLHGEGILNQSDY
- the mfd gene encoding transcription-repair coupling factor — translated: MPTIRQVIHGLNELTSCIRRLPGFDEVLSTLRSGGHASLDGTWGSACALASLTLAEESKGPVVVVLPRIADVDDFALDVANFGDLTPEIFPAWATMPDEQSIADSVFGGRLRILQAVSGPEPPSLIVTSLPALLQPVPSAQNRADGTRRLHVGLEVESDDLMQWLIDRGFDRVPALEAPGEFSMHGGILDLFPPDAVDPYRVEFFGDEIESIRRFDVETQRKLEDLDSISITVISPDSNDESATASFLDDLPETAWIGFVELPDMVQEGHAYLDRLGRPPGLFDVEPTLAKARQFSTVTLSAIGDAVEDVHCQLQVESIEKFAGPRSDVLLELASALQPDETVLLACHNEGEQRRLSEMLADLDDEIASRIHLCLGRVGEGFRLGSENLVVLSDAQLFGRTDVRRAPRRKRRHGESRALDTFLDLRPGDLVVHLSHGIGRFRGMEILEKDDQAEEHLAIEFADSVRILVPVSLIHLVQKYVGAAKSSPPLSKLGGKSWAKKKEKAAESVRDMAADMIRLQAAREAKPGVACPPDSDWVNEFAAAFPYVETEDQDHAIAECKADLMRPRPMDRLICGDVGFGKTEVAMRAAFKMVDSGRQVAILVPTTVLAEQHFRSFCERMAEFPVSIDVLSRFRSKREQREILERMATGNVDIVIGTHRLVQKDVRFRDLGLLIIDEEQRFGVDHKEMLKRMRLEVDVLTLSATPIPRTLHMAVLGIRDISNLTTAPQDRVPIETRISRFDEHLIRSAIVRELNRGGQVYFVHNRVYNIQRIADRIQKIVPEANIGIGHGQMTGDELETVMYDFVSGRLDVLVATTIIESGLDIPNANTIFIHQADKYGLAELHQLRGRVGRYKHRAYCYLLLEEGKILTSDATKRLKAIEEYSELGSGFRIAMRDLEIRGAGNILGNEQSGHIASVGYELYCQLLENAVHRLKGEPIREHVHVNTNLPVSAFIPQEYIPHGRQKIEMYRKLSAVQTFQELASIKEEFRDRFGPIPEPTERLIAVRNMQLLAASWGIADIRLEDRFAVLGYSDRDKINRLKQRIGSDLRVVDHLSAYLVLPNPEIAGDPLVEFLSKHLRLEQSV
- a CDS encoding RraA family protein, encoding MTNATPDTISLDMMRECFYSAVVCDALDAHGFRRQSPRVALPPWTVDGVLIGRCKTTLWADMFHEDPEPYALELKAVDSCQPDDVLIAAAGGSVQSGIWGELLSTAARNTGCVGSIVDGAVRDVQKMRAMQFPVFARGTCIYDSQHRQRVIDVDVPVEIDGVKFSPGDLVVADVDGVVVVPQEIETEVVRSAWEKVHAENITRDAIKDGMKATEAWEKYGVL
- a CDS encoding EF-hand domain-containing protein; translation: MNWHRFLSNCVLPGCLLACNAPLLHSAENEATDVAEPSGLFEQLDQNGDGVLERSELEEDQYKFFDRLVRVADENDDGKLTAKEFTTASDPKEPAKNDAFSSRGPNQRRGGDMSQMLRRIDRDGNQKISKDEVPEPFRERFMRLFDRLGKEELTFEEFQTAMTRGRQMQAGGDRFTEQLDRNKNGKIELSEMPERMRDGVKRMLQQMGKADAESLTKGEFTEMMRRFGPMSGARPPRGPQPSPLFRKLDADRNGRLSKEELAKAPEVLAELDTDDDGEVTLGELEQSMRGDRRPNAGSRPNNNRDGFPRFLQDADKNEDGKISQEEAANRRIRGFDRLDADGDGFVTPDEFRRQGRPQNN
- a CDS encoding M81 family metallopeptidase codes for the protein MRVGIVALLHESNTFVPKPTTVELFETWTWQTSSAMRTAWQDAHHEVGGFFAGLDDAQIEAVPVFAARALPSGTITADAFDFLLDEIESSLSQAGELDGLLVAPHGATVSERFPDADGHWLAKVRQQLGPEIPIIGTIDAHANLSRQMVDSVDALIAYRSNPHLDQRDRGIEAAKMMVRTLRGEIRPTMSATFPPLAINIERQMTSEDHFRPHYEFANAQLSRPEVLSNSIVLGFPYADVDEMGSATIAITNDNPELATQTANELAMRLWEHRDDFRGRLLSVDAALEQCDSIPGPVCLLDMGDNVGGGSAADGTTLLHALHQRNRGRAFVCLYDPKAVEACRQIETGTRVELSLGGHVDDQHGEPFHTTVTVESLHDGKFQESKPRHGGIMKFDQGPTAVVTTDSGVTIMLTSRRMVPFSLEQVRSGQLDPAAFDILVAKGVNAPLAAYSEVCPSFLRVNTPGSTCADMTQLRFQNRRRPMFPFEQNTTWAPTV
- a CDS encoding Gfo/Idh/MocA family protein; its protein translation is MPHGFGIVGCGMISNFHAEAIAHIPNAELVACFDMRAEAADKFAEERGCKAYHDLSEMLADPDVHIVTICTPSGVHLDPAVAAANAGKHVVVEKPLEITLDRCDQIINACEKNGVKLATIMPSRFSEANMALKKAITDGRFGKLTLGDTYVKWWRSQEYYDSGGWRGTWKLDGGGAYMNQAIHNVDLLYWLMGDVDQVCGLTDTLAHERIEVEDTGVACVKFKSGAVGVLEATTSAFPGLLKKTEIHGTKGSAIVEQDSILLWTFADETPEDEEIRQKFAAQGGTGGASDPKAISFVGHQKQFEELLESIEAGKDPVVDGYEGRKSVELILAIYQSSWTGQRVELPLPKDPDNPKKPAE